In Bacteriovorax stolpii, a single genomic region encodes these proteins:
- a CDS encoding trypsin-like serine peptidase, protein MNLLLSLPLLLVLVQADITHANTTDAFNDKVIYGEDNRTLVSDLDAVYDAEALTFSRAILAQIPNWRITSNDKTTIGIETRDLKTGLNFCDGERFLDQPLVSACTAFMVSPDLIVTAGHCVKDKYDCKKQTWVLDFDDRMDFLPPKSTVSFSKEKAYACKELVSWSQNAKLDYALIRLERPITDRAPLKIRREGKTATNESLMVIGHPLGMPKMLTSNIMIRDNTLDFVFKTNADTFSGNSGSPVLGIKSKMVEGILVRGDDDFKTDFQLGCDRPAKCGDKECRGESVQRSTYLPLKYIPKL, encoded by the coding sequence ACCCACGCTAACACTACTGACGCCTTTAATGACAAGGTCATTTATGGCGAAGACAACCGCACGCTCGTAAGCGATCTGGATGCCGTGTACGACGCTGAAGCGCTTACTTTTTCCCGCGCCATCCTGGCACAAATTCCTAACTGGCGAATTACATCTAATGACAAAACAACGATTGGAATCGAGACCCGCGACTTAAAAACCGGGCTTAATTTCTGTGATGGAGAGCGCTTTTTAGACCAGCCTCTCGTTTCTGCTTGTACCGCCTTTATGGTGTCGCCTGATTTAATCGTGACGGCCGGACACTGTGTAAAAGACAAATATGACTGTAAAAAACAGACTTGGGTGTTAGATTTCGATGACCGCATGGATTTTCTTCCGCCAAAAAGCACGGTGAGTTTCTCTAAAGAGAAGGCCTATGCTTGTAAAGAGCTGGTGAGCTGGTCGCAAAACGCAAAATTAGATTACGCCTTAATCCGACTTGAGCGTCCAATCACGGATCGAGCTCCCTTAAAAATCAGAAGAGAGGGAAAAACCGCAACCAATGAATCACTGATGGTGATCGGGCATCCGTTGGGAATGCCAAAGATGCTTACTTCTAATATTATGATCAGAGACAACACTCTGGACTTCGTTTTTAAGACTAATGCTGACACCTTTTCAGGAAATTCAGGTTCTCCTGTTTTGGGAATCAAATCAAAAATGGTTGAAGGAATCCTGGTCCGTGGGGACGACGACTTTAAAACCGACTTTCAATTAGGTTGCGACCGCCCGGCAAAGTGTGGGGATAAAGAGTGCCGCGGAGAAAGTGTCCAGCGCTCAACTTATTTGCCGCTTAAATATATTCCCAAACTCTAG